A single region of the Vagococcus teuberi genome encodes:
- a CDS encoding GIY-YIG nuclease family protein, with product MAQVKHHYFYVLLCADNTFYAGYTTNLERRLAEHNSGKGAKYTRLKKRRPAKMIHHEVFETKSEAMQKEYAFKQLTRLKKETYLADN from the coding sequence ATGGCACAAGTTAAACATCACTATTTTTACGTATTATTATGTGCTGACAATACTTTTTATGCTGGTTATACCACAAACTTAGAAAGACGACTAGCTGAGCATAACTCTGGTAAAGGCGCAAAATATACTAGACTAAAAAAAAGACGACCAGCAAAAATGATTCATCATGAAGTATTTGAAACAAAAAGTGAAGCCATGCAAAAAGAATATGCCTTTAAACAATTAACACGTCTTAAAAAAGAAACCTATTTAGCCGATAATTAA
- a CDS encoding lysophospholipid acyltransferase family protein: MYRVLLAVVRFLTFVINTNSRFVGKDNLPKDRNYVLVSPHRTWFEPLYFAMGAWPKKFAFMAKKELFKNPILSYILKKCHAFPVDRDNPGPSVIKTPVKTLKNTDLSVMVFPSGSRYSEELKGGAALIAKMGKVDIIPAVYQGPLTFGGLFTKRRVTVAYGTPIDISDIKKMDKDGIAEVERRMQEAFNQLDYQVNPDFVYVPPVKKEKIDS; encoded by the coding sequence ATGTATCGAGTACTTTTAGCGGTTGTTCGATTTTTAACGTTTGTCATCAATACCAACTCAAGATTTGTTGGTAAAGACAATCTACCAAAAGATAGAAATTATGTCCTAGTCAGCCCACATAGAACATGGTTTGAACCATTGTACTTTGCTATGGGAGCTTGGCCGAAAAAATTTGCTTTTATGGCAAAAAAAGAATTATTTAAAAATCCGATCTTATCTTATATTTTGAAAAAATGTCATGCTTTTCCTGTGGATCGTGATAATCCTGGCCCTAGTGTGATTAAAACACCAGTTAAAACGTTGAAAAACACTGATTTAAGCGTCATGGTCTTTCCTAGTGGCAGTCGTTACTCTGAAGAACTAAAAGGTGGTGCGGCACTTATCGCAAAAATGGGGAAAGTTGATATTATTCCAGCTGTGTACCAAGGACCATTGACATTCGGTGGATTGTTTACAAAACGTCGTGTGACAGTTGCGTATGGAACGCCAATTGATATCTCAGATATTAAAAAAATGGACAAAGATGGCATTGCAGAAGTGGAAAGACGTATGCAAGAAGCATTTAATCAATTAGATTATCAAGTCAATCCAGATTTCGTTTATGTGCCACCAGTTAAAAAAGAAAAAATAGACTCTTAG
- the pepI gene encoding proline iminopeptidase codes for MKVTEGYMPFLEYQTYYRIVGEASEKNPLLLLHGGPGSTHNYFELLDELADDGRQLIMYDQLGCGLSSIPNKPELWTAKTWLDELITLREYLGLERVHILGQSWGGMLLIKYMCDKEPSGVDSIILSSTLSSAELWKQEQHRLIKLMDEKEQEAIAYAEANNDFSKLEYLKANDLFMQRHAGDMPTKISPEPLRRQKTRGEQAYLYAWGPNEFFPMGTLKTFDYTAQLHQIKVPALIISGADDLCTPVIAKTMYDEIPNATWELFQHSRHMPFVEERDKYINILASWLEK; via the coding sequence ATGAAGGTTACAGAAGGATACATGCCATTTTTAGAGTATCAAACATATTATCGAATTGTCGGAGAAGCATCTGAAAAAAACCCTTTATTATTGTTACATGGAGGACCAGGGTCGACACATAATTATTTTGAATTATTAGATGAACTGGCAGATGATGGGCGACAACTAATCATGTACGACCAATTAGGTTGTGGTTTGTCATCTATTCCTAATAAACCAGAGTTGTGGACAGCTAAAACATGGCTAGATGAGTTGATTACATTAAGAGAATATTTAGGTCTAGAAAGAGTTCATATCCTTGGGCAGTCATGGGGAGGGATGTTGCTTATTAAATATATGTGTGACAAAGAACCTAGTGGTGTAGACAGTATTATTTTATCGAGTACCTTATCGTCTGCGGAATTATGGAAACAAGAGCAACATCGTTTAATCAAATTAATGGATGAAAAAGAGCAAGAGGCTATAGCATATGCTGAAGCAAACAATGATTTCTCAAAACTAGAGTATTTAAAAGCAAATGATCTATTTATGCAACGACATGCAGGTGATATGCCAACTAAAATATCTCCGGAACCTCTTAGACGTCAAAAAACCAGAGGAGAGCAAGCTTATCTGTATGCGTGGGGACCAAATGAATTCTTTCCTATGGGAACATTAAAAACATTTGATTATACCGCTCAGTTGCATCAAATTAAGGTACCAGCCTTGATTATTAGTGGGGCTGATGACTTGTGTACCCCTGTGATTGCCAAGACAATGTATGATGAAATTCCAAACGCAACCTGGGAGTTATTTCAACACAGTCGACATATGCCGTTTGTAGAAGAACGAGATAAATACATTAATATATTAGCTAGTTGGCTTGAAAAGTGA
- a CDS encoding Cna B-type domain-containing protein, translated as MKKIYIIMMLICFSICLVIKTDLVWASSNSEITGMLPEQNKNIDDRVPLVYGYEIKEDIVKLNSANDVFNISIIGDKENNMYFCLDERKYNPTDGELNTLEPSKQLKPEINWLSSNFYNNIENLKWNKNTPNKSGGNSPIDSFNKANFYNKYVYTQLAIWHFTNPTQFSMSRNVIKNNPEVIALINEANKNKNFYNPTYTDALNVINNIKYEATELSKESEDDDTYIFSTTIVNSGSTESFDVKDIKYAVSIEDKSQKRDVTKDVTITPQSNNKIYIQVPKKLLQESQSKLIVSASATVTSDKAFTTHYDNKNNKQPVLGGYKFSKVLLTEKSIEINDKTHYSVYKKWDDQNNQDGKRPKEITVQLYANNQKLGDPITLNANNNWQYTWNDLDAITNGKKIEYSVKELGEIEPYSSSITTDKDQLSTTITNSYSPEVTKISGEKVWDDQNNQDNKRPNSVTVNLLADGEEIDEKIVTPNSEGHWTYEFTNLPVYANGKKIVYSIAEDTVPDYSTEVNGTTITNSYTPGKTSVSVAKMWDDNNNQDNIRPSSIEVQLYKQTEKGKVAIGSVVLLDEKNNWSTTWSDLPLMDSGEKIKYTVEEVNGSKNIPGYTTTIDDDDHGNIIITNKHDVELTKIQGEKTWNDGNNQDGIRPDKITISLYANGVKTAQKIVTASDNWLYEFNDLPVYSQGEKINYTVQETPVEGYETKSDGVNITNTHTPETTTVTGSKSWHDQDNQDGIRPNKITAILYANGEEVDRQIVTEETNWVYTFTDLPKNSNGKEIEYTIKEIPVPGYDLTVNDINLLNTHAVDKTKISGTKTWDDDNNNDGKRPKSIIVYLYADGERIKQQEVTPDKSGVWSYEFDNLDKYKNGQEIKYTIQEEPIPHYETTINGTNLVNHYTSEVTDIKGIKTWNDANDNDGKRPKSITVYLIANGKPEAEKIVDETTNWEYSFTGLPVYKDGKKITYTVIEEPVHGYETSIDGYNITNTYLLEKTSVTVSKHWNDSNNQDGIRPQDISVQLYADGEESGKPVTLNEGNKWQYTWKELNKKKNGKTIEYTVKETNVPKGYNSTIANNDNGNIIITNSHEPEKTEVSGKKTWDDANNQDGKRPESIKVNLLANGSQVDSKTVTEKDNWAYTFSHLDKYKNGEPIVYTVSEDSVPDYTVSMKDNNITNSYTPGKTSVTVSKHWNDANNQDGIRPQDISVQLYADGKESGKPVTLNKGNKWQYTWKELDEKKNGKTIEYTVKETNVPKGYNSTITNNDNGNIIITNSHEPEKTEVSGKKTWDDANNQDGKRPESIKVNLLANGVKVDSKTVTEKDNWAYTFSHLDKYENGEPIVYTVSEDRVSDYTVSMKDNNITNSYTPGKTSVTVSKHWNDANNQDGIRPQDISVQLYADGKESGKPVTLNEGNKWQYTWKELDEKKNGKTIEYTVKEINVPKGYTATVTDDGKGHLTLTNSHNVSKVPGTSGSGTTNNNKSNLPSTGEGHSMSPIFYGAGILLMSMGAFYIRRKH; from the coding sequence TTGAAAAAAATATATATTATTATGATGCTAATTTGTTTTTCTATTTGTCTAGTTATTAAAACTGATTTGGTATGGGCATCATCGAATTCAGAAATCACGGGGATGTTACCTGAGCAAAATAAAAATATTGATGATCGTGTTCCCCTAGTCTATGGATATGAAATTAAGGAAGATATTGTTAAATTGAACAGTGCTAATGATGTTTTTAATATTTCTATTATTGGAGATAAGGAAAATAATATGTACTTTTGTTTAGACGAACGCAAATATAATCCAACTGATGGAGAATTAAATACGTTAGAACCTAGTAAACAATTAAAACCAGAAATTAATTGGTTATCGTCAAATTTTTATAATAATATTGAAAACCTTAAATGGAATAAAAACACACCCAATAAAAGTGGTGGAAACAGTCCTATAGATAGCTTTAATAAGGCTAATTTTTACAATAAGTATGTCTATACACAATTAGCAATTTGGCATTTTACTAATCCTACACAATTTTCGATGAGTCGTAATGTAATTAAAAATAATCCCGAGGTTATTGCATTAATTAACGAAGCAAATAAAAATAAAAATTTTTATAATCCGACGTATACCGATGCGTTAAATGTTATTAATAATATTAAATATGAAGCGACAGAATTATCTAAAGAAAGTGAAGATGATGATACTTATATTTTTTCAACTACTATTGTAAATTCAGGATCAACCGAATCGTTCGATGTTAAAGATATCAAGTATGCAGTGTCAATAGAAGATAAGAGTCAAAAACGTGATGTTACTAAGGACGTTACTATTACACCGCAATCAAATAATAAAATATATATACAAGTACCTAAAAAGCTTTTGCAAGAATCACAATCAAAACTTATAGTATCAGCAAGTGCAACAGTTACTTCAGATAAAGCATTTACTACTCATTATGACAATAAAAATAATAAACAACCAGTATTGGGTGGGTATAAATTTAGTAAAGTACTATTGACTGAAAAATCAATTGAAATCAACGATAAAACACATTATTCTGTCTACAAAAAATGGGATGATCAGAATAATCAAGATGGTAAAAGACCAAAAGAGATAACTGTCCAGTTATATGCTAATAATCAAAAACTGGGAGATCCCATAACATTAAATGCTAACAACAATTGGCAATATACATGGAATGATTTAGATGCTATTACGAATGGGAAAAAAATCGAGTATAGTGTGAAAGAGTTAGGAGAAATAGAGCCTTATAGTTCATCTATCACAACAGATAAAGATCAATTATCTACTACTATTACGAATTCTTATAGTCCAGAAGTGACTAAAATATCTGGTGAAAAAGTTTGGGATGATCAGAATAATCAGGATAATAAGCGTCCTAATTCAGTGACTGTTAATTTATTAGCAGATGGTGAGGAAATAGATGAAAAAATTGTAACACCTAATTCAGAAGGTCATTGGACTTATGAATTTACAAATTTACCTGTATATGCGAATGGAAAGAAAATAGTTTATAGCATTGCAGAAGATACCGTTCCTGACTATTCAACTGAAGTGAATGGCACAACGATTACAAATTCTTATACTCCAGGAAAAACGAGCGTTTCAGTCGCTAAGATGTGGGATGACAATAACAATCAAGATAACATACGACCAAGCAGTATTGAAGTTCAACTTTATAAACAAACTGAAAAAGGTAAGGTAGCGATAGGTTCTGTTGTATTGTTAGATGAAAAGAATAACTGGTCAACAACATGGTCAGATTTACCTTTAATGGATAGTGGAGAAAAAATTAAATATACAGTTGAAGAAGTGAATGGTTCTAAAAATATACCGGGTTATACAACAACTATTGATGATGATGATCATGGAAATATTATTATTACAAATAAGCATGATGTTGAGTTAACAAAGATTCAAGGTGAAAAGACTTGGAATGATGGCAATAATCAAGATGGTATTCGACCGGATAAAATTACAATCAGTTTATACGCAAATGGTGTTAAAACAGCTCAAAAAATTGTGACGGCATCAGATAATTGGTTATATGAATTTAATGATTTGCCTGTCTATTCACAAGGGGAAAAAATTAACTATACTGTACAGGAAACACCAGTAGAGGGATATGAAACAAAGAGTGATGGAGTGAATATAACAAACACACATACTCCAGAAACAACAACAGTTACTGGATCAAAATCATGGCATGACCAAGATAATCAAGACGGCATTCGGCCAAATAAAATTACAGCTATTTTATATGCAAATGGAGAGGAAGTTGATCGTCAAATAGTTACGGAAGAAACCAATTGGGTATACACATTTACAGATCTACCTAAAAATAGTAATGGGAAAGAAATAGAGTATACTATTAAGGAAATTCCTGTACCTGGATACGATCTAACAGTAAATGACATAAATTTATTAAATACTCATGCTGTAGATAAAACAAAAATCTCAGGAACTAAAACGTGGGATGATGATAACAATAACGATGGGAAACGTCCTAAATCAATTATTGTGTATCTTTATGCAGATGGTGAGCGTATAAAGCAACAAGAGGTAACACCTGATAAGTCTGGTGTTTGGTCATACGAATTTGATAATTTAGATAAATATAAAAACGGACAAGAAATAAAATATACTATTCAAGAAGAACCAATCCCTCATTATGAAACCACTATTAACGGAACAAATTTAGTTAACCATTATACTTCAGAAGTGACTGATATTAAAGGTATCAAAACATGGAATGATGCGAACGATAATGATGGAAAGCGACCTAAATCTATTACTGTTTATTTAATTGCTAATGGAAAACCTGAAGCTGAAAAAATAGTCGATGAAACGACCAACTGGGAGTATAGTTTTACCGGATTACCTGTATATAAAGATGGAAAGAAGATTACTTATACAGTTATTGAAGAACCCGTTCATGGATATGAAACATCTATTGATGGCTATAATATAACTAATACTTATTTACTTGAAAAAACCAGTGTCACTGTATCAAAACATTGGAATGACTCAAACAACCAAGATGGTATTCGTCCACAAGATATTAGTGTTCAACTTTATGCCGATGGCGAAGAATCAGGTAAACCTGTGACACTAAACGAAGGTAACAAGTGGCAATATACTTGGAAAGAATTAAATAAAAAGAAAAATGGTAAAACCATTGAATATACAGTGAAAGAAACAAATGTACCAAAAGGCTATAACTCAACCATTGCAAATAATGACAATGGCAATATTATAATCACAAACTCTCATGAACCAGAAAAAACAGAAGTTTCTGGCAAGAAAACCTGGGACGATGCCAACAATCAAGATGGTAAACGCCCAGAATCAATCAAAGTAAACTTATTAGCAAATGGTTCCCAAGTTGATTCGAAAACAGTGACTGAAAAAGATAATTGGGCGTATACGTTTAGTCATTTAGATAAATATAAAAATGGCGAACCAATTGTTTATACGGTTAGTGAAGACAGTGTGCCTGACTACACCGTCTCAATGAAAGACAACAATATTACAAATAGTTACACACCAGGAAAAACCAGTGTCACTGTATCAAAACATTGGAATGACGCAAACAACCAAGATGGTATTCGTCCACAAGATATTAGTGTTCAACTTTATGCCGATGGCAAAGAATCAGGTAAACCTGTGACACTAAACAAAGGTAACAAGTGGCAATATACTTGGAAAGAATTAGATGAAAAGAAAAATGGTAAAACCATTGAGTATACAGTGAAAGAAACAAATGTACCAAAAGGCTATAACTCAACCATTACAAATAATGACAATGGCAATATTATAATCACAAACTCTCATGAACCAGAAAAAACAGAAGTTTCTGGCAAGAAAACCTGGGATGATGCCAACAATCAAGATGGTAAACGCCCAGAATCAATCAAAGTCAACTTATTAGCAAATGGTGTCAAAGTTGATTCGAAAACAGTGACTGAAAAAGATAATTGGGCGTATACGTTTAGTCATTTAGATAAATATGAAAATGGCGAACCAATTGTTTATACGGTTAGTGAAGACAGAGTGTCTGACTACACCGTCTCAATGAAAGACAACAATATTACAAATAGTTACACACCAGGAAAAACCAGTGTCACTGTATCAAAACATTGGAATGACGCAAACAACCAAGATGGTATTCGTCCACAAGATATTAGTGTTCAACTTTATGCCGATGGCAAAGAATCAGGTAAACCTGTGACACTAAACGAAGGTAACAAGTGGCAATATACTTGGAAAGAATTAGATGAAAAGAAAAATGGTAAAACCATTGAGTATACAGTGAAAGAAATAAATGTACCAAAAGGCTATACTGCTACTGTCACAGATGATGGTAAAGGACACCTCACTTTGACAAACTCTCACAATGTATCAAAAGTACCCGGAACTAGTGGAAGTGGTACAACAAATAATAATAAATCGAATTTACCCAGTACAGGTGAAGGTCATTCAATGAGTCCTATTTTCTATGGAGCAGGCATATTATTAATGTCAATGGGTGCTTTTTATATTAGAAGAAAACACTAA
- a CDS encoding exonuclease SbcCD subunit D gives MKFLQTADWHIGRKLNGFSLLEEQRDAFDKMLQVATEQDVDAIVVAGDLYDRSMPSVEAVELLNTMMIEMNLVHKFPVLAISGNHDSATRLSTGSPWLEKEQFYLYTQLEQFFSPVVVGDTQFFLMPYIEPVHARLYFNDDTLVTIPLVMERLMTEAKSFFLPDKYHVLISHFFVTGACKSESETPLEVGGLSSVPADMFELFDYVALGHLHDKNALSNQASIKYSGSLLKYSLSERNQDKGVRVVTLKDDGVESQFIPIAPLRDVALLRGEFSELTDYEFYQDVNRENYIAVELTDKTSVPNALSELRQIYPRMISLERISEQKDITDERYDDIEIKKVSPKEVIANYFEDVTDEALTIKQHEWLEEALIDVEKEK, from the coding sequence ATGAAATTTTTACAGACAGCTGATTGGCATATAGGACGTAAATTAAATGGATTCAGTCTACTAGAAGAACAACGAGATGCATTTGATAAAATGCTACAGGTTGCGACAGAACAAGATGTCGATGCAATTGTTGTCGCAGGAGATTTATACGATCGCTCGATGCCGTCTGTTGAGGCAGTTGAGTTGTTAAATACGATGATGATTGAGATGAATCTGGTGCATAAATTTCCTGTTTTAGCCATTTCAGGTAATCATGACAGTGCGACAAGATTATCAACAGGATCTCCTTGGCTAGAAAAAGAGCAATTTTATTTATACACACAGTTGGAACAATTTTTTTCTCCTGTTGTGGTAGGTGATACACAGTTCTTTTTAATGCCTTACATTGAGCCGGTTCATGCAAGATTGTATTTTAATGACGATACGCTAGTGACTATTCCACTTGTTATGGAGCGTCTTATGACAGAAGCAAAATCATTCTTTTTACCAGATAAATATCATGTGTTAATTAGCCACTTTTTTGTGACTGGCGCGTGTAAAAGTGAATCTGAAACACCACTTGAAGTAGGAGGACTTTCTAGTGTGCCAGCTGATATGTTTGAGTTGTTTGATTATGTGGCATTAGGGCATTTACATGATAAAAATGCATTAAGTAATCAAGCGTCGATTAAATACAGTGGGTCATTATTGAAATACTCATTATCTGAGAGAAATCAGGATAAAGGTGTCCGTGTGGTGACTCTAAAAGATGACGGCGTAGAAAGTCAGTTTATCCCAATAGCTCCTTTACGAGATGTGGCCCTTTTACGTGGCGAATTTTCAGAATTAACAGATTATGAGTTTTATCAAGACGTTAATCGTGAAAATTATATTGCGGTTGAATTAACTGATAAAACAAGTGTGCCAAATGCGTTGTCAGAACTTAGACAAATTTATCCACGAATGATTAGTTTAGAACGTATCAGCGAACAAAAAGATATCACGGATGAGCGCTATGACGATATCGAGATAAAAAAAGTCTCTCCAAAAGAAGTCATCGCAAACTACTTTGAAGACGTGACCGATGAAGCTCTAACCATAAAGCAACATGAATGGTTAGAAGAAGCATTGATTGATGTAGAGAAAGAAAAATAG
- a CDS encoding ISL3 family transposase: protein MPSVSEYVTYIRLKKRRFFCKKCNTTFVLDTPFVSRNNCISNNLKRLVAKQLTSKYAMSGIAKQTNISTSTVYQVLKERYQPIKKYSYELPSVLCFDEFKSVKKVAGSMSFIMMDGETNELIDILPDRRLPKIENYFNGFSLANRKHVKYVVSDIYQPYITLTKRVFPNAKVVLDKFHLVQHIGRAFQKIRIKITTQLKYKDNGIIYRRIKKYWKILQKSYDKLEYIEQHWSPLFKAYLSEKELLKRLLAYDSKLTETYNTYQQILRAIQTKDYSLFIELNDQPTQFKEFVTVFKTFKKYREEIKNTFETSYSNGPLECMNNHIKVIKRNAYGMRSFYNFKLRLSICLKKSAFKSPKKI, encoded by the coding sequence ATGCCTAGTGTTTCGGAATATGTCACTTATATTAGATTAAAGAAACGTCGTTTCTTTTGTAAAAAATGTAATACGACCTTTGTTTTAGATACTCCTTTCGTTTCTAGAAACAACTGTATTTCTAATAATTTGAAACGGCTTGTCGCAAAACAATTAACCTCTAAATACGCCATGAGTGGTATTGCAAAACAAACGAATATCTCAACTTCAACTGTCTATCAAGTATTAAAAGAACGGTATCAACCAATCAAGAAATATAGTTATGAGCTGCCATCTGTCCTTTGTTTTGATGAATTTAAATCCGTTAAAAAAGTAGCTGGTTCAATGAGCTTTATTATGATGGACGGCGAAACAAATGAATTAATTGATATTTTACCTGATCGAAGATTACCAAAAATTGAGAATTATTTTAACGGCTTCTCTTTAGCTAATAGGAAACACGTAAAATATGTTGTTTCAGATATCTATCAACCTTATATCACTTTGACTAAACGGGTTTTCCCTAATGCTAAAGTAGTTTTAGATAAATTCCATCTCGTTCAACATATCGGCAGAGCATTTCAAAAGATACGGATTAAAATAACGACTCAATTAAAATATAAAGATAATGGCATTATCTATAGGAGAATTAAAAAATATTGGAAGATACTTCAAAAAAGTTATGACAAATTAGAGTATATCGAGCAACATTGGAGTCCTTTATTTAAAGCGTATCTTTCTGAAAAAGAATTACTTAAACGCTTGCTAGCCTATGATTCTAAATTGACAGAAACTTACAACACCTATCAACAAATTTTAAGAGCGATTCAAACAAAAGATTATTCTTTATTTATAGAATTAAATGATCAACCGACACAATTTAAAGAGTTTGTTACTGTTTTTAAAACATTTAAAAAGTATCGAGAAGAAATAAAAAACACCTTTGAAACATCTTATTCAAATGGTCCCTTAGAATGTATGAATAACCATATTAAAGTCATAAAGAGGAATGCCTATGGCATGAGAAGTTTTTATAATTTTAAGCTACGACTATCAATTTGTTTAAAGAAGTCTGCTTTCAAATCACCAAAAAAGATCTAG
- a CDS encoding tRNA1(Val) (adenine(37)-N6)-methyltransferase, with protein sequence MTKLNPGERIDQLLSQDIQIIQSSDVFSFSLDAVLLAHFASIPKRGAIVDFCAGNGAIGLFMHPRTHATITGVELQEKLYDMAKRSIELNQFNDSMTMIHADVKNITQFIKPDSVDFITCNPPYFKEAPNSKKNPNPYLAIARHEIHLGIDDVFQQASKLLKMNGKIAMVHRPDRLIDILHSMEKNRIAPKRIQFVYPKTNKEANTLLIEGIKDGKTDGLRILPPLYVYGEDNEYLPEIKEMLHGTS encoded by the coding sequence ATGACAAAACTCAATCCAGGTGAACGCATTGACCAACTGCTATCACAAGACATACAAATCATTCAAAGCTCTGATGTGTTTTCATTCTCGCTAGATGCTGTATTATTAGCTCATTTTGCCTCGATTCCTAAAAGAGGGGCTATCGTCGACTTTTGCGCTGGAAATGGTGCTATCGGCTTATTTATGCACCCTAGAACACACGCAACAATTACTGGCGTTGAACTACAAGAAAAGCTCTATGATATGGCGAAACGCAGTATCGAATTAAACCAGTTTAACGACTCAATGACCATGATTCATGCTGATGTTAAAAACATCACGCAATTTATAAAACCCGATTCAGTGGATTTTATCACATGCAATCCACCTTACTTTAAAGAAGCGCCAAATAGTAAAAAAAACCCTAATCCTTATTTAGCGATTGCTCGTCATGAAATTCATTTAGGAATTGATGATGTGTTTCAACAAGCCTCTAAGCTATTAAAAATGAATGGAAAAATTGCGATGGTACACAGACCTGATCGTTTGATTGATATTTTACATAGTATGGAAAAAAATCGTATTGCGCCAAAACGAATCCAATTTGTCTATCCCAAAACGAATAAAGAAGCCAATACATTACTCATTGAAGGAATTAAAGATGGGAAAACAGATGGATTAAGAATTCTTCCTCCTCTTTATGTTTATGGTGAGGATAATGAGTATTTACCAGAGATTAAGGAGATGCTTCATGGCACAAGTTAA
- a CDS encoding IclR family transcriptional regulator produces MKDNQLKPYGTVLIKAAKILDCLAETTGDITLKQVADLSGLTTSTALKILDTLILIGYVTRNEKSKTYYLGPSIVKYSQVYSSNSMLKNIAEPSLEKLQLEVDETIHLGMSNNNELIYIDKLEPKEKSIYMSSKVGARKPLYSTGMGKVFLSAYNDEELEHYFKTVPLQAYTENTITNKFLMKKELQKIKETNIAYDDEEMEEDCYCIAMPIMTKQGRVEGAFSVSMPKFRVNEEFRNFVIDKMLEAKNTIEKNLN; encoded by the coding sequence GTGAAAGACAATCAATTGAAACCATATGGAACAGTATTGATTAAAGCGGCTAAAATACTAGATTGCTTAGCAGAAACAACAGGCGATATTACACTAAAACAGGTTGCAGACTTATCAGGCCTGACAACATCTACCGCGTTAAAAATATTGGATACATTAATACTTATTGGATATGTAACACGAAATGAAAAAAGTAAAACATATTATCTAGGTCCTAGCATAGTAAAATATAGTCAAGTATATTCAAGTAATTCGATGTTAAAAAACATAGCTGAGCCCAGTTTAGAAAAACTTCAGTTAGAAGTAGATGAAACAATACATTTAGGGATGTCTAATAATAATGAACTGATCTATATAGATAAACTAGAACCTAAGGAAAAGTCGATTTATATGTCATCTAAGGTTGGAGCAAGAAAACCTCTTTATTCGACAGGAATGGGAAAAGTGTTTTTATCGGCATATAATGATGAAGAATTAGAGCACTACTTTAAAACAGTTCCGCTACAAGCTTATACAGAAAATACTATTACTAACAAATTTTTGATGAAGAAAGAATTACAGAAGATAAAAGAAACAAATATTGCCTATGATGATGAGGAAATGGAAGAAGATTGTTATTGTATTGCTATGCCTATAATGACTAAACAAGGACGGGTTGAAGGAGCATTTAGTGTTAGTATGCCAAAATTTAGAGTAAATGAAGAATTTAGAAATTTTGTGATTGATAAAATGTTAGAGGCAAAAAATACTATCGAAAAAAATTTGAATTAA